From a region of the Xanthomonas rydalmerensis genome:
- a CDS encoding winged helix-turn-helix transcriptional regulator: MSPGHITRPVELPAPDAGGCLATRQILDRIGDKWSLYIVAMLQNGPQRFNALKRGIDGISQRMLTLTLRGLERDGLITRTLYPTIPPRVDYELTDLGTTLLKPVMELVQWANDNQAAIAEAHQRFDEQPEPDQVLVQGVVYQRR; this comes from the coding sequence ATGTCACCTGGTCACATCACGCGCCCTGTCGAGTTGCCTGCACCCGACGCGGGCGGCTGTCTGGCGACCCGTCAAATCCTGGATCGCATCGGCGACAAGTGGAGTCTCTACATCGTCGCCATGCTGCAAAACGGCCCGCAGCGCTTCAACGCATTGAAGCGTGGCATCGACGGCATTTCCCAGCGCATGCTGACGCTGACCTTGCGCGGACTGGAACGCGACGGACTGATCACGCGCACGCTGTATCCGACGATCCCGCCGCGCGTCGATTACGAACTGACCGACCTGGGAACAACGCTGTTGAAGCCGGTCATGGAACTAGTCCAGTGGGCGAACGACAACCAAGCCGCCATCGCCGAGGCGCATCAGCGTTTCGACGAGCAGCCGGAGCCGGATCAGGTCTTGGTGCAGGGGGTTGTGTACCAGCGCCGATAG
- a CDS encoding FMN-dependent NADH-azoreductase produces the protein MRHTLLVTSSPRGADSLSTRFATDIAQGIQARTGGALTVRDLAATPPPHITAAYIQGRITPPEQRTPEQVDAVNIAQELVDELTRADVIVLGSGMVNFGPPSQLKAWFDHVTWPGVTFRYGEAGPQGLLTGKKVYLVAATGGVFSEGAWAPFDFQTNYLLHLLGFIGLTDVDVVRVEGTVLGPDAVNAAIDKAATAITALLAKAA, from the coding sequence ATGCGCCACACGCTACTTGTCACCTCCAGTCCGCGGGGGGCGGACAGCCTTTCCACGCGCTTCGCCACCGACATCGCTCAGGGCATCCAGGCCCGCACCGGCGGTGCGCTGACGGTGCGCGACCTCGCCGCGACTCCGCCGCCGCACATCACCGCGGCCTATATCCAGGGCCGGATCACGCCACCGGAGCAGCGCACACCGGAACAGGTCGATGCGGTGAACATCGCCCAGGAACTCGTCGACGAGTTGACGCGCGCCGATGTGATCGTGCTCGGCTCGGGCATGGTGAACTTCGGCCCGCCCTCGCAACTCAAGGCGTGGTTCGATCACGTCACCTGGCCCGGCGTCACCTTCCGCTATGGCGAGGCGGGGCCGCAAGGACTGCTGACCGGCAAGAAGGTCTATCTCGTCGCGGCCACGGGCGGCGTGTTCTCCGAGGGCGCCTGGGCGCCATTCGATTTTCAGACCAACTATCTGCTGCACCTGCTCGGCTTCATCGGCCTGACCGATGTCGACGTGGTGCGCGTCGAAGGCACGGTGCTCGGCCCGGATGCGGTGAACGCCGCCATCGACAAGGCTGCAACGGCCATCACTGCCTTGCTGGCGAAGGCGGCGTGA
- a CDS encoding SDR family oxidoreductase, producing the protein MTGKKTIALFGATGPTGRQLIEDALKRGYRLSVYTRDAAKLAAFAGKVDIVVGDLQDRNAIAQCVRGADAVISALGPNGFKVQGDKPVMHGLANIIAAMQQAGVRRLIQISTAAYRDPKDGFDLGSRANALMFKVIARKAYDDIKATGELIANSDLDWTLVRIPFLQDGPANGKVDVGWYGTTKLSSKLSRGNLADFLVRQITDKQFVRAAPGIANG; encoded by the coding sequence ATGACCGGCAAAAAGACCATCGCCTTGTTCGGTGCAACCGGGCCGACCGGGCGGCAGCTCATCGAGGACGCCTTGAAGCGTGGCTATCGGCTGTCGGTCTACACGCGCGACGCCGCGAAGCTCGCCGCGTTCGCGGGAAAGGTCGACATCGTGGTCGGCGATCTGCAGGACCGCAACGCCATTGCACAATGCGTCCGAGGGGCCGACGCGGTCATCAGCGCGCTTGGCCCCAACGGTTTCAAGGTGCAGGGCGACAAGCCGGTCATGCACGGCCTGGCCAACATCATCGCCGCCATGCAGCAGGCTGGCGTGCGTCGCCTCATCCAGATTTCCACTGCCGCCTATCGCGACCCCAAGGATGGGTTTGATCTTGGCTCGCGCGCGAACGCGCTGATGTTCAAGGTGATTGCCCGCAAGGCGTACGACGACATCAAGGCTACGGGCGAACTGATCGCCAACTCGGATTTGGACTGGACACTGGTGCGGATTCCATTCCTTCAGGATGGCCCTGCGAACGGAAAGGTCGATGTGGGTTGGTATGGAACAACCAAGCTCAGTTCGAAACTTTCCCGCGGAAATCTGGCGGATTTTCTGGTGAGGCAGATCACTGACAAGCAGTTCGTGCGGGCCGCGCCTGGCATCGCCAATGGTTGA
- a CDS encoding DsbA family protein, whose translation MLKIDLYTEISCPWCFVGHHRLDKVLAERFPDLAVDIRQHPVLLLPDAPVGGLYIPDLLRSRYGITDPKAAFARPEGEARASGFDLDLGRQLWTYPTQAAHALILAAAGRDTQHRLAVAITDAYFIAAKNIADAEVLADIAAGHGFDRDQARAIALDPAQHRRVEAEAARSVDAGVRSVPHFVFGERIAINGGRSEDEIAAAIRAASGAVPL comes from the coding sequence ATGTTGAAAATCGACCTCTATACCGAGATCAGTTGCCCTTGGTGCTTCGTCGGCCATCACCGTCTCGACAAAGTGCTGGCGGAGCGTTTCCCCGACCTGGCCGTGGACATCCGGCAGCATCCGGTCCTGCTGTTGCCGGATGCGCCGGTGGGCGGCCTCTACATTCCCGACTTGCTGCGCTCGCGCTACGGCATCACCGATCCGAAGGCCGCCTTCGCGCGTCCCGAGGGAGAAGCACGCGCGTCGGGTTTCGACCTGGATCTCGGTCGCCAACTCTGGACCTATCCGACCCAGGCCGCGCATGCGCTGATCCTCGCCGCCGCCGGGCGCGACACCCAGCATCGGCTCGCCGTCGCCATCACCGATGCCTACTTCATCGCAGCGAAGAACATCGCCGATGCGGAGGTGCTGGCCGACATCGCAGCCGGCCATGGTTTCGACCGCGACCAGGCGCGTGCCATTGCACTCGATCCTGCGCAGCACCGCCGCGTCGAGGCGGAAGCGGCCAGGTCGGTGGATGCCGGTGTCCGTTCGGTTCCTCACTTTGTCTTTGGGGAACGTATTGCGATCAATGGCGGTCGCAGCGAGGACGAGATCGCTGCGGCGATACGCGCGGCGTCCGGCGCGGTTCCTCTTTGA
- a CDS encoding MBL fold metallo-hydrolase, whose amino-acid sequence MTNDRQTSTLTWTHFPAGQNGFFRAPVLLTGATEALLIDGGFTYPDGKALAEAIKATGKTLTTIYVSQSDPDYYFSLKPVREAFPQAKVVAASDTLAAIQANVEKKLAVWGPQLKENGPQTLDDIVLPEAFDGASLSVDGETVEIVAAQGLGNRRYLWVPSLHAVFGGVLIFSGVHVWTADTQTKAQRAVWVANLDAIAARAPAIVVPGHLTPDAATDLSAIAHTKAYLLAFEEALATAKDAASLKAAMEARFPNLGMGVALEIGAKVATGEMPWG is encoded by the coding sequence ATGACCAACGACCGCCAGACGTCCACATTGACCTGGACCCATTTTCCCGCCGGCCAGAACGGCTTCTTCCGCGCGCCGGTGCTGTTGACCGGTGCAACCGAAGCGCTGCTGATCGACGGCGGTTTCACCTATCCCGACGGCAAGGCGCTGGCCGAGGCGATCAAGGCCACCGGCAAGACGCTGACGACGATCTACGTCAGCCAGTCGGACCCGGACTACTACTTCAGCCTCAAGCCGGTGCGCGAGGCCTTCCCGCAGGCCAAGGTCGTCGCCGCTTCCGACACGCTCGCCGCCATCCAGGCCAACGTCGAAAAGAAGCTCGCCGTGTGGGGGCCGCAGCTCAAGGAGAACGGTCCGCAGACGCTCGACGACATCGTCCTGCCCGAGGCGTTCGACGGCGCCTCGCTGTCGGTCGATGGCGAGACGGTGGAGATCGTCGCGGCCCAGGGCCTGGGCAATCGCCGCTATCTCTGGGTGCCCTCGCTGCACGCCGTGTTCGGCGGCGTCCTGATCTTCTCCGGCGTGCATGTCTGGACCGCCGATACGCAGACGAAGGCGCAGCGTGCTGTCTGGGTCGCCAATCTCGATGCGATCGCCGCGCGCGCGCCCGCGATCGTCGTGCCTGGCCATCTGACGCCCGACGCGGCGACCGACCTGTCGGCCATCGCCCACACCAAGGCCTATCTGCTGGCCTTCGAGGAGGCGCTTGCGACGGCCAAGGACGCCGCATCGCTCAAGGCAGCGATGGAAGCGCGCTTCCCGAATCTCGGCATGGGCGTCGCCCTCGAGATCGGCGCCAAGGTCGCCACCGGCGAAATGCCCTGGGGCTGA
- a CDS encoding DsbA family protein: MDPTMRLTYLFDPLCGWCYGAIPALDQLAQVPGVTVRLAPTGLFAGENARPMEASFAAYAWQNDQRIARLTGQAFSEAYRNQVLGATGTLFDSAPATLGVIAVGMTAPEREREALKTLQRARYVDGRNTSDRVVVAEVLSGAGFADAAQRVVSPDADMLGAYRARIDAARGEMARFGAQGVPTLVVDDAHGSRLLPSDVLFGNRDALAAHLRAA; this comes from the coding sequence GTGGATCCCACCATGCGCCTCACTTACCTCTTCGATCCTCTTTGTGGGTGGTGCTACGGCGCCATCCCGGCCCTGGACCAGCTTGCGCAGGTCCCGGGCGTCACCGTGCGGCTCGCCCCCACCGGCTTGTTCGCCGGCGAGAATGCGCGGCCGATGGAGGCGTCCTTCGCCGCCTACGCCTGGCAGAACGACCAGCGCATCGCCCGCCTCACCGGGCAAGCGTTTTCCGAGGCCTACCGCAACCAGGTACTCGGCGCGACCGGCACGCTGTTCGATTCGGCCCCCGCGACGCTCGGCGTGATCGCCGTTGGCATGACCGCGCCGGAGCGCGAACGCGAGGCGCTGAAGACCCTGCAACGTGCCCGCTATGTCGACGGCCGCAACACCTCCGATCGCGTGGTCGTGGCGGAGGTACTGTCCGGCGCAGGGTTTGCCGATGCCGCCCAGCGCGTCGTATCGCCCGATGCCGACATGCTCGGTGCCTATCGCGCGCGTATCGATGCCGCACGCGGCGAGATGGCGCGTTTCGGTGCACAGGGCGTTCCCACGCTCGTCGTCGACGACGCGCACGGCAGCCGGCTGTTGCCGAGCGACGTGCTGTTCGGCAACCGCGACGCCCTGGCCGCGCATCTGCGCGCCGCCTGA
- a CDS encoding LysR family transcriptional regulator, with product MEAVNLNRLAYFAAVVDTGSFTRAAERLGITKTVVSQQVAKLEAELKTALLMRTTRRVEPTEAGRLLHARSVSVLRQVEDAIGEVTRSNTEPSGVLRVAAPNDYGTSRIAPLAAAFTRLHPACQVELILADSRIDPVASQIDLSIRVGWLDDSSLHARRIGGFRQCLVATPELARTLAVAGPDDLAQVPFVANSALREPLTWHFVKDDFERRTVHMRQALSTNATPAVLAATLAGGGVSVLPDFLVADALAAGTLVAVLPDWSLPAGGIHVVYPTARFRPSKVTAFVEMLVAGVGNRAASR from the coding sequence GTGGAAGCCGTCAATCTCAACAGGCTTGCCTATTTCGCAGCCGTGGTGGACACGGGTTCGTTCACGCGCGCGGCCGAACGGTTGGGTATCACCAAGACCGTGGTCAGCCAGCAGGTCGCCAAGCTCGAGGCAGAGTTGAAGACGGCGCTGCTGATGCGCACGACCCGTCGGGTCGAGCCGACCGAAGCCGGACGGTTGCTGCATGCGCGCAGCGTGAGCGTGCTGCGCCAGGTCGAAGACGCCATCGGCGAGGTCACCCGCTCCAACACCGAGCCGAGCGGTGTGCTGCGGGTGGCCGCACCGAACGATTACGGGACCTCCAGGATTGCGCCACTCGCTGCCGCCTTCACCCGGCTGCACCCGGCGTGCCAGGTCGAGTTGATCCTAGCCGACTCGCGCATCGATCCCGTCGCCAGCCAGATCGATCTGTCCATCCGGGTGGGCTGGCTCGACGATTCCAGCCTGCATGCACGGCGCATCGGCGGTTTCCGGCAGTGCCTGGTCGCCACCCCGGAACTGGCCAGGACCTTGGCGGTCGCAGGCCCCGACGACCTCGCGCAGGTTCCGTTCGTCGCCAACAGCGCGCTGCGCGAGCCGCTGACCTGGCACTTCGTCAAAGACGATTTCGAGCGGCGCACGGTCCACATGCGCCAGGCCCTGTCGACCAATGCGACGCCGGCCGTGCTCGCGGCGACGCTGGCCGGTGGCGGGGTGTCGGTCTTGCCGGATTTCCTGGTGGCAGACGCCCTGGCAGCCGGAACGCTGGTCGCTGTGCTGCCGGACTGGTCGTTGCCGGCCGGCGGCATCCACGTGGTCTACCCGACGGCGCGCTTTCGCCCATCCAAGGTCACCGCATTTGTCGAGATGCTCGTTGCTGGTGTCGGCAACCGTGCGGCATCACGCTGA
- a CDS encoding DUF2309 domain-containing protein, translated as MLMTATNVPPLSHAAIIAAAERAACAIPPLWPLASSVAVNPFLGQAGEPLATAAARLRNAAGIALTMPRTWYAERLQSGEIAEEDLQAAWHNAPAGLRPPSLSALKHAIDAGRSAPQAIPTIADLARDASSIDWPGIVDERIGHWAAAYFDQGQALWVAGQSGGAYSAWRQVATHDLTPEIAGLTRFAQQVADAPANAEEAIVEGVARLGLAPDALDGYFHRLLTTLGGWSQVARYRLWQAELNGGTDACVTDLLAIRISWEAALLGKFGSQIAPQWRSAIAAYAMPVAATPDDVVDSILQEAAERAAQRRLDSVLAVPASTPAAPARMKLQMAFCIDVRSEVFRRALESLDSGIQTLGFAGFFGLGIGHRRFASDVVEARLPVLLTPGLQTCSGDATSSLAESDLAARITARAKRAWGRFKLAAISSFAFVEATGPIYVAKLLRDGLGLTRHSAPNDPAPRPTDALDLDTRLTMAMRILKAMSLTTDFARLVVIAGHGANVVNNPHASALHCGACGGYSGEVNARLLATLLNDPEVRAGLTERGIAIPTDTLFVGALHDTTTDAVMLYSADHPSSAHAADVDQAARWLHAAGALARGERALRLPRAQRSQDIAHRARDWAELRPEWALAGCQAFIAAPRARTAGRDLAGRAFLHDYDWRRDEGFGVLELILTAPVVVASWISLQYYGSTVAPEVFGAGNKLLHNVTGGIGVVEGNGGLLRGGLPWQSVHDGERLIHEPLRLSVLIEAPTDAITNILERHPQVRALFDNRWLHLLALDDHGRMASRYTGELRWEMCAGDASSERDPVPALA; from the coding sequence ATGCTGATGACCGCGACCAACGTACCGCCCCTGTCCCACGCTGCGATCATCGCCGCCGCCGAGCGTGCGGCATGCGCCATTCCCCCGCTGTGGCCGCTCGCCTCGAGCGTGGCGGTCAATCCCTTCCTCGGCCAGGCCGGCGAACCGCTGGCGACCGCGGCAGCGCGCCTGCGCAATGCCGCCGGCATCGCCCTGACCATGCCGCGCACCTGGTATGCGGAGCGGCTTCAGTCCGGCGAGATCGCCGAGGAGGATCTGCAGGCGGCCTGGCACAACGCGCCGGCCGGGCTGCGCCCGCCGAGCTTGTCCGCGCTCAAGCACGCCATCGACGCCGGCCGCTCTGCCCCGCAGGCGATCCCGACGATCGCCGATCTGGCGCGCGACGCCTCGTCGATCGACTGGCCGGGCATCGTCGACGAACGCATCGGGCACTGGGCCGCCGCCTATTTCGACCAGGGTCAGGCCCTGTGGGTCGCCGGGCAGTCCGGCGGCGCCTACAGCGCATGGCGTCAGGTCGCGACGCATGATCTGACGCCGGAAATCGCCGGGCTCACCCGATTCGCGCAGCAGGTGGCGGACGCACCAGCGAATGCCGAAGAGGCGATCGTCGAAGGGGTCGCCCGCCTCGGCCTCGCGCCGGACGCGCTGGACGGCTATTTCCACCGCCTGCTGACCACGCTGGGCGGCTGGAGCCAGGTCGCCCGGTATCGGCTGTGGCAAGCGGAGTTGAACGGTGGCACCGATGCGTGCGTCACCGACCTGCTCGCCATCCGCATCAGCTGGGAAGCGGCGCTGTTGGGCAAGTTCGGTTCGCAGATCGCGCCGCAGTGGCGATCCGCCATCGCCGCCTACGCCATGCCGGTGGCAGCGACGCCGGACGATGTTGTCGACAGCATCCTGCAGGAAGCGGCCGAACGGGCGGCGCAGCGGCGGCTCGACAGCGTGCTAGCAGTACCTGCTTCAACTCCTGCCGCGCCCGCCCGGATGAAATTGCAGATGGCCTTCTGCATCGACGTGCGCTCGGAAGTGTTCCGCCGCGCCTTGGAAAGCCTCGATTCCGGCATCCAGACGCTCGGCTTCGCCGGATTCTTCGGGCTGGGCATCGGCCATCGTCGGTTCGCTTCGGACGTGGTCGAGGCGCGCCTTCCGGTGCTGCTGACGCCGGGGTTGCAGACCTGCTCGGGAGACGCGACGTCGTCGCTGGCCGAATCCGACCTCGCCGCACGGATCACGGCCCGTGCGAAGCGTGCCTGGGGTCGCTTCAAGCTCGCCGCCATTTCTTCCTTCGCCTTCGTCGAGGCCACCGGCCCGATCTACGTCGCCAAGCTGCTGCGTGATGGATTGGGACTGACGCGGCACTCAGCGCCGAACGATCCCGCGCCGCGCCCGACCGACGCACTCGACCTCGATACGCGGCTGACCATGGCCATGCGGATCCTCAAGGCGATGTCGCTCACCACCGACTTCGCCCGGCTCGTCGTGATCGCCGGCCATGGGGCAAACGTGGTCAACAACCCCCATGCCAGCGCCCTGCACTGCGGCGCCTGCGGCGGCTACTCGGGCGAAGTGAACGCGCGGCTGCTCGCCACGCTGCTCAACGATCCCGAGGTACGCGCCGGCCTCACCGAACGCGGCATCGCGATTCCCACAGACACGTTGTTCGTGGGCGCACTGCACGACACCACGACCGATGCGGTCATGCTCTACAGCGCCGACCATCCTTCGTCCGCGCATGCCGCCGATGTCGATCAGGCGGCACGTTGGCTGCACGCCGCCGGCGCACTGGCGCGTGGCGAGCGAGCGCTGCGCCTGCCGCGCGCGCAGCGCAGCCAGGACATCGCGCATCGCGCCCGCGACTGGGCCGAGCTACGTCCCGAATGGGCGCTGGCCGGCTGCCAGGCCTTCATCGCCGCGCCGCGCGCGCGCACCGCCGGGCGCGACCTGGCAGGACGCGCCTTCCTCCACGACTACGACTGGCGACGCGACGAGGGCTTCGGCGTGCTGGAGTTGATCCTGACCGCTCCGGTCGTGGTCGCCAGCTGGATCAGCCTGCAGTACTACGGCTCGACCGTCGCGCCCGAGGTTTTCGGCGCGGGCAACAAGCTGCTGCACAACGTCACCGGCGGCATCGGCGTGGTCGAGGGCAATGGCGGCCTGCTGCGCGGCGGACTGCCATGGCAGTCGGTGCACGACGGCGAGCGGCTGATCCACGAACCGCTACGGCTTTCGGTGCTGATCGAGGCACCGACAGACGCGATTACCAACATCCTCGAACGTCACCCGCAGGTTCGCGCGCTGTTCGACAATCGGTGGCTGCATCTGCTCGCGCTGGACGACCACGGGCGGATGGCGTCGCGCTACACCGGCGAGCTGCGCTGGGAGATGTGCGCTGGCGATGCGTCTTCCGAGCGCGATCCCGTGCCGGCCCTGGCGTGA
- a CDS encoding proton-conducting transporter membrane subunit, translating into MSLYLLPLSAPFLLLAAAMFGFVRSGRRPRLLPAFAEGAALGALLVALASLTLLIVRGAGDSELIGWGGLGLSARLDAVSTTMLLLVAFVGWIVVRYTRTYLDGETRQGYFTGWLCLALAAVLLLVQAGNLVQIVVAWIATSIALNRLLLFYPDRVAAQRAARKKRLFSSIGAIALICAALLVWKSLGTTDIATINALARGGRHDWLLTAAAALLALAAVLKSAQFPTHGWLTEMMEAPTPVSALLHAGVVNGGGFLLIRFADLMLAAPGVLAVLAMLGGFTALFGALVMLTQPAVKTSLAWSTVAQMGFMILQCGLALFPLALLHIVAHSLYKAHAFLASGGAVEQVASIRRPGPAAVPDGAAVGRAFLIALAIYVGIGAAFGFAFGFEQKSPQALALGAILIFGVAYLLAQGLADAAPRPLTRRTVLYASAAAIGYFALQTVAEWLTTGVLPATPAPGRLEWTLMALAVLSFGLVAVAQALFPLWASHPAAAGLRVHLSNGLYANATLDRLLGGWSVRKTS; encoded by the coding sequence CTTGCTGCTGGCCGCCGCGATGTTCGGCTTCGTTCGCAGCGGCCGACGTCCACGCCTGCTGCCCGCCTTCGCCGAAGGCGCCGCGCTCGGCGCGCTGCTCGTCGCGCTCGCCTCGCTGACGCTGCTGATCGTTCGTGGCGCCGGCGACAGTGAGCTGATCGGCTGGGGAGGCCTCGGCCTGTCGGCACGGCTGGATGCGGTGAGCACCACGATGCTGCTGCTGGTCGCCTTCGTCGGCTGGATCGTGGTGCGCTACACCCGCACCTATCTCGATGGCGAGACGCGCCAGGGCTATTTCACCGGCTGGCTGTGCCTGGCGCTCGCGGCGGTACTGCTGCTGGTGCAGGCAGGCAACCTGGTCCAGATCGTCGTCGCCTGGATCGCGACCAGCATCGCGCTCAATCGCCTGCTGCTGTTCTATCCCGATCGCGTGGCGGCACAGCGCGCTGCGCGCAAGAAGCGCCTGTTCTCCAGCATCGGCGCCATCGCCCTGATCTGCGCGGCCCTGCTTGTCTGGAAGAGCCTGGGCACCACCGACATCGCCACGATCAACGCACTGGCCCGCGGCGGCCGGCACGACTGGCTGCTGACGGCCGCCGCCGCGCTACTCGCGCTCGCCGCGGTACTGAAATCGGCGCAGTTCCCGACCCACGGCTGGCTCACCGAGATGATGGAGGCGCCCACGCCGGTGTCGGCGCTGCTGCATGCCGGCGTGGTCAACGGTGGCGGCTTCCTGCTGATCCGCTTCGCCGACCTGATGCTCGCAGCCCCTGGCGTGCTCGCCGTGCTGGCCATGCTGGGCGGGTTCACCGCCCTGTTCGGCGCGCTGGTGATGCTGACCCAGCCGGCGGTCAAGACCTCGCTGGCCTGGTCCACGGTCGCGCAGATGGGCTTCATGATCCTGCAGTGCGGGCTGGCGCTGTTCCCGCTCGCGCTGCTGCACATCGTCGCGCACTCGCTCTACAAGGCGCATGCCTTCCTGGCCTCCGGCGGTGCCGTCGAGCAGGTGGCCTCGATTCGCCGACCCGGGCCCGCTGCGGTACCCGACGGCGCGGCGGTCGGCCGCGCCTTCCTGATCGCCCTGGCGATCTATGTCGGGATCGGCGCCGCCTTCGGGTTCGCCTTCGGCTTCGAGCAGAAGTCGCCGCAGGCGCTGGCATTGGGCGCTATCCTGATCTTCGGCGTGGCCTATCTGCTGGCCCAGGGCCTGGCCGATGCCGCGCCGCGTCCGCTCACCCGCAGGACGGTGCTGTACGCCAGCGCCGCGGCAATCGGCTACTTCGCCCTGCAGACGGTCGCCGAATGGCTGACCACCGGCGTGCTGCCGGCGACGCCGGCGCCGGGCCGGCTGGAGTGGACGCTGATGGCGCTGGCGGTGCTGAGCTTCGGCTTGGTGGCCGTGGCGCAGGCGCTGTTCCCGCTGTGGGCTTCGCACCCGGCCGCCGCCGGACTGCGCGTACATCTTTCCAACGGCCTGTACGCCAACGCCACGCTCGACCGCCTGCTCGGCGGCTGGTCTGTTCGCAAGACGTCGTGA